In Priestia megaterium NBRC 15308 = ATCC 14581, the following proteins share a genomic window:
- a CDS encoding sensor domain-containing diguanylate cyclase, translated as MNLDLTAYITLICTSGVLNLYLCFYVFIKRHHYSNIAHLFILHTGFTAIYCMGAAFSLLSVNLEEMKFWTVVQYVGMPFSPPAGLLFVMQYVGIKVRKKHIFALFIIPFISLIMVATNDWHHLHYRVFEIDPVLGAPYIHQEIGPWYTIHGMFIFSSMFVAFLLAVYRWKETAKAYRLQLIALMVGQLVPIVTAFVYLMGFTPQGIDPVPMVLWVSSFLYLWSINSSRMFTVMPVAKDAIFNSINDGVIVLDEAYRLIEFNLASKNMFPQLKKAMFGKRFADIWFTLSGSSFPFTFENKNSSQELQLFFADQSQYTYQVRTSPLQYANNSHGLLLIFTDITELKRLQLKLENQAYYDELTQIYNRRAFFQHSKQAFEEAKKSASSFTLLILDIDYFKKVNDTYGHYTGDQVLVHVVKACQSVLPQGALFARYGGEEFVLTLKGYTSSEAEVLANQLRRHVETQPLRINEETISVTLSLGVAQAAKQENDTLDDLLNKADIALYAAKQNGRNQVRLYEEKKEMLKRT; from the coding sequence GTGAATTTAGATTTAACAGCTTATATAACGCTTATCTGTACGTCCGGTGTTCTTAATTTATACTTGTGCTTTTACGTGTTTATTAAACGTCACCACTACAGCAATATTGCGCATTTATTTATTCTTCATACAGGTTTCACCGCTATTTATTGTATGGGTGCGGCCTTTAGCTTACTATCTGTTAATCTTGAGGAAATGAAATTTTGGACCGTCGTTCAATACGTGGGCATGCCTTTTTCGCCTCCTGCAGGGCTGCTGTTTGTTATGCAGTATGTCGGCATAAAGGTAAGGAAAAAGCATATTTTTGCGCTTTTCATCATTCCTTTTATTAGTTTGATCATGGTCGCAACAAATGACTGGCATCACCTTCATTACCGCGTGTTTGAAATTGACCCAGTTTTAGGTGCTCCTTACATTCATCAAGAAATTGGACCATGGTATACGATTCACGGCATGTTCATCTTTTCGTCTATGTTCGTTGCTTTTTTGCTCGCCGTTTACCGCTGGAAAGAAACAGCCAAAGCTTACCGCCTGCAGTTAATTGCATTAATGGTCGGGCAATTAGTCCCTATCGTCACAGCTTTTGTCTATTTAATGGGCTTTACGCCGCAGGGAATTGATCCAGTTCCTATGGTTTTATGGGTTTCTTCTTTTTTATATTTATGGTCCATTAACTCATCCCGTATGTTTACAGTTATGCCCGTTGCGAAAGATGCGATATTTAACAGCATTAATGACGGTGTTATCGTGCTTGATGAAGCTTACAGATTAATTGAATTTAACTTAGCGTCGAAGAACATGTTTCCGCAGCTGAAAAAAGCGATGTTTGGAAAACGGTTTGCTGATATTTGGTTCACGCTATCGGGCAGTTCATTTCCTTTTACATTCGAAAATAAAAACAGCAGTCAAGAGCTGCAGCTTTTTTTCGCGGACCAATCTCAGTATACGTATCAAGTTCGCACCTCTCCTTTGCAGTATGCTAACAACAGTCACGGGTTGCTGCTTATTTTTACGGATATCACGGAGCTAAAAAGACTTCAGCTAAAGCTTGAAAATCAAGCTTATTACGATGAGCTGACGCAAATTTATAACCGCAGGGCATTTTTTCAGCACAGCAAGCAAGCGTTCGAAGAAGCAAAAAAGTCTGCATCTTCTTTTACGCTTCTTATACTTGATATTGATTATTTTAAAAAAGTGAACGATACGTATGGTCATTATACCGGCGATCAGGTGCTTGTACATGTCGTAAAAGCCTGCCAGTCCGTATTACCGCAAGGAGCGCTTTTTGCTCGGTACGGCGGTGAAGAATTTGTACTCACGCTAAAGGGCTATACATCATCAGAAGCTGAGGTCCTTGCCAATCAGCTTCGCAGGCACGTTGAGACTCAGCCCTTACGTATCAATGAAGAAACCATTTCTGTTACGCTAAGCCTTGGAGTAGCCCAAGCAGCAAAACAAGAAAACGACACGTTGGATGACCTTTTAAATAAAGCAGATATTGCTCTGTACGCTGCCAAACAAAACGGACGCAACCAAGTACGTTTGTATGAAGAGAAAAAAGAAATGCTAAAAAGAACCTGA
- a CDS encoding MBL fold metallo-hydrolase, with product MKITHIRNATLLVEYEGKTFLIDPMLAEKGTYPPFSNSSRQDQNNPLVNLPISVEEIIADVDAVIVTHLHLDHFDDAAKQALPNDIKMFVQNEEDAAVVKEAGFKNVEVLTQNTVFEGVELIKTKGEHGRGEILKRTGLVCGVVFKHKSEKTLYIAGDTVWYAAVEEEINTHQPDVIVVNGGDNQFLEGGSLVMGKEDIYEVYKAAPKATIISVHMEAVNHWTLSREELKGFIKEKDMTSHVFVPDDGEVYIFK from the coding sequence ATGAAGATTACACATATTCGAAATGCTACCTTACTTGTTGAATACGAGGGAAAAACGTTTTTAATTGATCCTATGTTAGCGGAAAAAGGAACTTACCCCCCTTTTTCAAATTCGAGCAGACAAGATCAAAACAACCCTTTAGTGAACTTACCGATATCCGTTGAAGAAATTATTGCTGATGTAGATGCGGTTATTGTTACTCACCTCCATTTAGACCATTTTGACGATGCCGCTAAACAGGCGTTACCAAACGATATCAAAATGTTCGTTCAAAATGAAGAAGATGCCGCAGTAGTAAAAGAAGCTGGTTTTAAAAATGTAGAAGTACTTACGCAAAACACGGTTTTTGAAGGCGTTGAATTAATCAAAACAAAAGGCGAGCACGGAAGAGGAGAAATTTTAAAGCGTACTGGTTTAGTGTGCGGCGTTGTTTTTAAACATAAGAGTGAAAAAACCCTCTATATAGCTGGAGACACGGTATGGTATGCCGCTGTTGAAGAAGAAATCAACACCCATCAACCGGATGTCATTGTCGTAAATGGCGGTGATAATCAGTTTTTAGAAGGCGGTTCTCTTGTAATGGGGAAAGAAGATATTTACGAAGTATACAAAGCAGCTCCTAAGGCTACGATTATTTCTGTCCATATGGAAGCTGTAAACCACTGGACGCTATCAAGGGAAGAATTAAAAGGCTTTATCAAAGAAAAAGACATGACATCTCACGTCTTTGTTCCAGATGATGGCGAGGTTTATATTTTTAAGTAG
- a CDS encoding DUF4003 family protein, producing the protein MLPETIQQKVDQYRGFYISLKNELKWKVADPKQFMAIASMYVVKGKSLQLQPYIELSDYIKNQVGMFSTLKSSQRFTIAAMLDTCYENPKETFHVFLDVYDQLVQGGFTRGAFTYIAASAMLSNESSRSHKETVRRSVEIYQGMKKKHLFLTSSGDVPLAVLLAETSESVDDLMHEIEHFYTTLGQHGFKKGNDLQFLSHILAIDKNLHADTLIEICVSVKEACESAGIKVKAMHYPVIGLLALFEKPETEIETIHEVVKQLNADKLFKWQKDINVMLAVNLVISEKLKDSRLVETGIYTTIETIIQAQQAAMLAVIASTSAVATTTTT; encoded by the coding sequence ATGCTACCGGAAACGATTCAACAAAAAGTAGATCAGTATAGAGGTTTTTATATCAGCTTAAAAAATGAACTCAAATGGAAAGTGGCAGATCCGAAGCAGTTTATGGCTATCGCTTCTATGTATGTAGTGAAAGGCAAATCGCTTCAGCTTCAGCCTTATATTGAGTTAAGTGACTATATTAAAAATCAAGTAGGAATGTTTTCTACATTAAAATCATCGCAGAGGTTTACGATTGCAGCCATGCTAGATACCTGCTATGAGAATCCAAAAGAAACGTTTCATGTATTTCTGGATGTATATGATCAATTGGTACAAGGCGGGTTTACGAGAGGCGCATTTACGTATATCGCGGCTTCCGCTATGCTGTCGAATGAGTCAAGTCGAAGTCATAAAGAAACGGTTCGAAGGTCAGTAGAAATTTATCAAGGCATGAAAAAAAAGCATCTCTTCCTTACATCAAGCGGTGATGTACCTCTTGCCGTTTTATTAGCTGAAACGAGCGAGTCTGTTGATGATTTGATGCATGAAATTGAACACTTCTATACCACATTGGGGCAGCATGGATTTAAAAAAGGAAATGACCTTCAATTTTTAAGTCATATTCTCGCAATCGATAAAAACCTACATGCGGATACCCTTATTGAAATATGCGTATCTGTAAAAGAAGCCTGTGAATCGGCAGGTATCAAAGTGAAAGCGATGCATTACCCGGTCATTGGCTTATTAGCACTATTTGAAAAACCAGAAACTGAAATTGAAACCATCCATGAAGTAGTGAAACAGCTAAACGCAGACAAACTTTTTAAATGGCAGAAAGACATCAATGTTATGCTGGCGGTTAATTTGGTTATCAGTGAAAAGCTGAAGGATTCTAGACTGGTCGAAACGGGCATCTATACAACGATTGAAACTATTATTCAAGCTCAGCAAGCGGCTATGCTAGCGGTTATTGCGAGCACTTCAGCGGTTGCTACTACGACTACTACTTGA
- the gdh gene encoding glucose 1-dehydrogenase has protein sequence MYTDLKDKVVVVTGGSKGLGRAMAVRFGQEQSKVVVNYRSNEDEALEVKKEIEQAGGQAIIVRGDVTKEEDVVNLVETAVKEFGTLDVMINNAGVENPVPSHELSLENWNQVIDTNLTGAFLGSREAIKYFVENDIKGNVINMSSVHEMIPWPLFVHYAASKGGMKLMTETLALEYAPKGIRVNNIGPGAIDTPINAEKFADPEQRADVESMIPMGYIGNPEEIASVAAFLASSQASYVTGITLFADGGMTKYPSFQAGRG, from the coding sequence ATGTATACAGATTTAAAAGATAAAGTAGTAGTTGTAACAGGTGGATCAAAAGGGTTGGGTCGCGCAATGGCGGTTCGTTTTGGCCAAGAGCAGTCAAAAGTGGTTGTAAACTACCGCAGCAATGAAGATGAAGCGCTAGAAGTAAAAAAAGAAATTGAACAAGCTGGCGGTCAAGCAATTATTGTTCGAGGCGACGTAACCAAAGAAGAAGACGTTGTGAACCTTGTAGAGACAGCTGTTAAAGAATTTGGCACATTAGACGTTATGATTAATAATGCAGGTGTTGAAAACCCGGTTCCTTCTCACGAATTATCATTAGAAAACTGGAATCAAGTAATCGATACAAACTTAACGGGCGCATTTTTAGGAAGCCGCGAAGCGATTAAATATTTTGTTGAAAATGACATTAAAGGAAACGTTATTAACATGTCCAGCGTTCACGAAATGATTCCTTGGCCACTATTTGTTCACTATGCAGCAAGTAAAGGCGGTATGAAGCTAATGACGGAAACGTTGGCTCTTGAATATGCGCCAAAAGGTATTCGCGTAAATAACATTGGACCAGGCGCGATTGATACGCCAATCAACGCTGAAAAATTCGCAGATCCGGAACAGCGTGCAGACGTAGAAAGCATGATTCCAATGGGCTACATCGGCAATCCGGAAGAAATTGCCTCAGTTGCAGCATTCTTAGCATCGTCACAAGCAAGCTACGTAACAGGTATTACACTATTTGCTGATGGCGGTATGACAAAATATCCTTCTTTCCAAGCGGGAAGAGGTTAA
- a CDS encoding nitroreductase family protein yields MTTKDFNEIALKRRSIKNYDPSVKISREEMEEILTEAMRAPSSVNMQPWRFVVIETPEGKEKLAKLAKFNSEQVHTSSAVIAVFGDMNNVEYADEIFGKAVELGYMPQDIKEQQLNFFKPIYENMPKADMKDIVLIDSGLVSMQLMLVARAHGYDTNPIGGYEKHLIAEEFGLDKERYLPIMLISIGKAASEGHASYRLPVNTVTTWK; encoded by the coding sequence ATGACTACAAAAGACTTTAACGAAATTGCTTTAAAACGCCGTTCAATTAAAAATTATGATCCTTCAGTAAAAATCAGCCGTGAGGAAATGGAGGAAATTCTTACAGAAGCTATGCGCGCTCCTTCTTCTGTTAATATGCAGCCGTGGCGCTTTGTTGTAATTGAAACGCCGGAAGGCAAAGAAAAATTAGCTAAACTTGCGAAATTTAACAGTGAACAAGTTCATACATCTTCAGCTGTTATTGCCGTGTTTGGTGACATGAACAACGTCGAATATGCAGACGAGATTTTCGGAAAAGCAGTAGAGCTTGGCTATATGCCTCAGGACATTAAAGAACAGCAGCTAAATTTCTTTAAGCCGATCTACGAAAACATGCCAAAAGCAGATATGAAAGACATCGTGCTAATTGATTCAGGTCTTGTATCTATGCAGCTTATGCTTGTTGCTCGCGCTCACGGATATGATACAAATCCAATCGGCGGATACGAAAAACACTTAATCGCAGAAGAATTCGGTTTAGATAAAGAACGTTATCTTCCAATTATGCTTATCTCAATCGGGAAAGCGGCAAGCGAAGGCCATGCTTCTTACCGTTTACCGGTCAATACGGTTACAACTTGGAAATAA